The nucleotide window GAATCCATCATTAGATTCCATTGGAGCGTATATATAGGACTTTTTTGGTTCTTTCATGGTTCCAGATAGATATACCTGCAAGATGCTTGTCGTTTTGGTTCTTGATCACTTAGAGAATGAGACGGTGATGATCTGTCAACGCTAATATGGATGGTTCTTTGTCTAAATTCACAACTTCGACTCTGTTCCTTTACTGCAATTATTGCGATCATTATGTCTTTAGCTCCTCTCTGTCTGTGATGCAGACTTGCCTAGTAATATGGAATTGGGAAGATTTTTACTCAGAAAGTAGGTAACAATTTCTCATAATTGTAGAAGGGGGTTTTGCAATGAATTTCTTTATGCTTGTGTTATGTTGCTCATCCAGTGTATTCATTTAATATGTTGTCATAGTGGTTCTTATTTGGATCTCAGGGATGCGAGTGTGTTCCATCGAGTAACGAGTACAAGATTGGTAGCATGGCTTGGTGCTTACTATAAAGGGGTCTCGTTGCAGTGTTTTGATTCTGTTGGTGGTTATTTCAGATGTTTGTGAAATCTATTTATCTTTTTTGCTTCTTTCATGGTTCCAGATGAATAGACCGGCGTGGTCCTTGTCATTTTGGTTGTTGATCGCTTCGAAGAATGAGATGGCGATGTTCTATCGAATGCTAATATCAAGGGTTCTTTGTCCAGATTCACAACTTCAACTCTTTGTTCCTTTACTGCAATTATTGCGCTCATTATCTATCCAGATCACCTCTATCTGTGATGCAGACTTGTCTAGGAATCTGGAATTGGGAAGATTTGCACTTGGAAAGTAGGTGGCAATTTGTCTCGTTATTGGAGAAGGGGGTTTTCCAAAGAATGTTATTtctttatgcatgtgttatgttgCTCATCTGGTGTATGCATCCAATATGTTGTCATAGTGGTTCTTATTTGGATCTCAGGGATGCAAGTGTTCCATTGAGTAATAAGTACAAGATTGGCAGCATGACTTTTCCTTTGCTATAAGGGCGTCTTGTTGCAGTGTTTTGATTCTTTGATTTTGTTGGTGGTTATTTCAGAAGTTTGTGAAATCTATTTATCCCTGTTGCTTGTTTCATGGTTCCAGATAGATGGACCTGCAAGATCCTTGTCATTTTGGTTCTTGATCGCTTCGGAGAATGAGATGGCGATGATCTTTCAAACGATAATATCAAGGGTTCTTTGTCTAGATTCACGACTTCAACTCTCTGTTCCTTTACTGCAATTATTGCGATCATTATGTATTTAGGTCCTCTCCGTCAGTGATGCAGACGTGTCTAGGATCATGGAATTGGGAAGATTCGCACTGGGAAAGTTGGCGGCAATTTGTCTCATTATTGGAGACGGGGTTTTTGCAGTGAACGTTCTTTCTTTATGCTTGTGTTATGTTGCTCATCTGGTGTATGCATTTAATCTGTTGTCATAATGGTTCTTATTTGGATCTCAGGGATGCGAGTGTGTTCCATCGACTAACCAGTACAAGATTGGCAGCATTGGCTTGCTGCTTGCTACAAGGGGGTCTCGTTATAGTGCTTCGATTCTTTGATTCTGTTGGTGGTTACTTCAGATGTTTGTGAAATCTATTTTGTGTTTGGCTTTTCAGGTTGGCGATGGATTATTGCCGACTTCAAAAGCTTCGTCCCAGCAAATAGACGATGCCAAGTCCCAAACAATGTAGGGCTGGTACGTGTTTAGGGAAGAGAACATGGAGCGGTTGAGGATCTAGAATGTGGGGGATGATACTCGTTAATTATGAGCCGCACCTTTGAAACTGAACCGCCATTAGCATGAAGGGTTGTGCCTTTGCTGGAGTTGCTCTTTGTGAACAACTCATTTATTGAGTAGTTTTGGTTCTGTCATGGTTTTAAAGCAGATACCCCTCTGGTCAGTTTTGTGCCTTTAGAGAACTAGACGGTCATATCCATAGCCTCTATCtctccaccaaaaaaaaaaaaaaaaaaaaaggagaaaacaaaAGAGGAGAATTTATTTTAGTTCTTTTTTATTGTTGGAAAGTGTTGGACAGCCAAAATCCTCGGTCAATTTGGTCCTCAATGTCTTTGAAGAATCAAATGATCATCTTTTACTGCAACTACTGTGATCATTATGTAATCTGGATGTGTTTGTTTGGCCTCTTGGCTGTGTTGCAGACTTGTTGAGTTTTTAGGAATTTGGACTTGAGAAGATTCCTGTTTGCACTCGGAAGTTGGAAGTAGGCGGCAATTGGTCTCAATATTGTAGAACAGGGTTTCTTAGAAATTTACTTCGGTTATGCTCGTGTTATGTTGTGCACATTTGATGTGGTGAGTTTTCTCAGTGGGTCTGGTCTGATTTGGATCTCGGGGTGCTATATAATTGGACTATCTATTGATGAGCACACAACTGGCAACATGGTTTATTGCTTGCGAAAGGGGGCATGTCATTGCAGAGTTTCTTCTATTCTTCATTTGTATGGTTCGTTTATATCATCAGATTTCGTGAAATCTACGTGTATGCTTGGCTTTTCAGGTTTAGGCTTGCGATTGATTATTGCAGACCCTAAAGCTTTATCCATCttacctgaaaaaaaaaagaaaaagcaaaagaaataaagagagaaaaaagctttattgatgaaaagagagagaagaggccCAAGTCCCACAACATATGGTAGTAGTTGATTGCAGCAGATATTCAACTGCCGCCTTGGAGGAAGAAATATTAGTCCTTTTTTAACAAGATCCGCTCGGAGCTGTTGATTGCAACAGATTCAGCCACTGCCTTGTTTTATCTAAGAAAGGGGGTTTCTTTGATGAGTTTTGCTAAATCTGGATCTCTTTTGGTAGCTCACATGTTTGGTGAATCTACGTTGAGTACCTCTGTTGGTTTCTTCGTTCTTCAGGGAGAGCAAGATTTGTGGGGCCTGCAATAGGAGAGTGCAACCTTTCCTATGATTGTAGAAGGGGTTTTTTCTACTCCTATAAGTGTTCTTTGGCTGTGCTTATCTGTTGCTCGTTTCTGTATGTATTCAGTATGTAGGAATTTCTAAGTTGCTCTGATTTGGATCTCAGGGCTGTGGAATCATCTTTATCCATCAATTAGAACTGGATTCGGCTACATGGTTTATCGCTAAGGGGGGTTTCATTGCAGAATTTCTTCTCTTTGGTTCCGTTGGTGTGTTTTGTCAAATTTTCATGAAACTACGTGCCGTGTTTGGCCTTTCAGGTTGTTGTTGGCAATGGCAGTGGATTGTTGACGACTGTAAGATGCGAAACTGTAAGTTGTGAACTTCCAAACAACATGAGGAAGCTGTTTCATTTCTCTCTAGGGAAGAAAGAGGGAATGGTTGAGGATCGAGCATATGGGACATGATTATTTCTATATTTGATAAATAATGAGCTGATGCTGTTGAAACTCAATAATGCTTGATTTGCTTTTTGCAGTCACTTTGTTCTTTCATGATTTAGGAGGGAATTTGGTCATTGTATGGTTCCATAGAAATAGATGGCCCAGCTGCTTGCCAATTTTTTTCCTTAATGGCTTCAGAGAAAGGGATGGTCATGATCTTATCGAATGATTATCTTGCTGGGTTCTTGGTCTAGATTCTCAACTTCCAATATTCGGTACTGCCATTCTTATGATCAATATGTATTCTAGATGTTTATTTGCACCCTCTGGCTGTGATGCAGAAGTGCTGAATGTTTAGGAGTTTGGAATTGAGGtggttttctgatttttttcagAGTTTAGAAATGAGAAGATTAGTGTTCCTACTTGGATGTTTCGGTGGTTTCGCTTGTTTTTGCTTTCAACTTGGTTTCTATTTTTGTTAAAATTTTTGGAAATTCTTTACCTTACCTGCTTTGTCTCTTAATGGTCTGGCTCTTTTGTGAAAGACGAGGCCTTTGTTTTGTGAAGCTTCTGATAGTTGCTTATAGGCAATTGTTCTTTTCTTCCCCCCTCTCATTTGATTTAGTTCTCTGAATATGCTGTGGCCGATCCGATCTGAATTTCATTAATGGATTTATATCAGCCTCAACATATTCTGATGGTGGCAAAAGAGGGGTTTATTTGAGATATttaactactctctctctctctctctctctctctctctctctctctctctcccccctttttcttttttttttttgctttaggTAGCTAAGTTGTTTTGACATGTTAAGCCTCTCTGTCAGTTTCCTTTTCTTTAGGCAGGCAAGATTTGTGGAGGTGGTGAGGGTAGGCATCAATCTGTCTTAAGGGGTTCCTAATGTAAAACTATCATGGGAAGTTGACTagtttgcagaaaattgaaaggcTACCTACCGATTTGTAGCCCCAAAGAAATTACCAAAGAATAAACTGATGTATCAACTCACCAATAGAAAGTTTCCCTATTCATGTAAGTTGTGTACCAATATCCCTTTTTATATTCAAACCATTTCCATTGATTTATGCAAAACTAAGCTACCCAAAATTTATGGACAACTCCCATTGCCTTTGAACTGCTAGAACTAGCTTGTGTGGATTAGCAAAAGTGCAAATGCACTTGCTCTAAATAGTAGCGGTGAGGATATCTCCCACaatattgataaaactctataaaataggaaataacTCAAATTATTATCAAAATATGCTGTGTACTCTCTTGGGGCTGTGTATTGGGGCTCAATACACAGTCATATTGTTGTATATATTGCTGAACATGTATATATCCTTACCATTGTGTATATTTTGCCATATGAGGAAGATCCTACATGTACCCTTACCATTGTGTTTATGCTGCCATATAAGGAATATCCTGCATATATACCATCAACGTGATTGTTTTATTTGTGCACAAAGATAGACATGCTCTAGGGAGTAACATGAAGAAAACGTAGAATCAGTATATATAGGACTTTGGTGGAATCCATCATTAGATTCCATTGGAGCGTATATATAGGACTTTTTTGGTTCTTTCATGGTTCCAGATAGATATACCTGCAAGATGCTTGCCATTTTGGTTCTTGATCGCCTCAGAGAATGAGACGGTGATGATATGTCAACGCTAATATGGATGGTTCTTTGTCTAAATTCACAACTTCGACTCTGTTCCTTTACTGCAATTATTGCGATCATTATGTCTTTAGCTCCTCTCTGTCTGTGATGCAGACTTGCCTAGTAATATGGAATTGGGAAGATTTTTACTCAGAAAGTAGGTAACAATTTCTCATAATTGTAGAAGGGGGTTTTGCAATGAATTTCTTTATGCTTGTGTTATGTTGCTCATCCAGTGTATTCATTTAATATGTTGTCATAGTGGTTCTTATTTGGATCTCAGGGATGCGAGTGTGTTCCATCGAGTAACGAGTACAAGAT belongs to Magnolia sinica isolate HGM2019 chromosome 8, MsV1, whole genome shotgun sequence and includes:
- the LOC131253092 gene encoding uncharacterized protein LOC131253092 isoform X2 encodes the protein MSTQLATWFIACERGHVIAEFLLFFICMGCGIIFIHQLELDSATWFIAKGGFIAEFLLFGSVGVFCQIFMKLRAVFGLSGCCWQWQWIVDDCKMRNWLQNYVFWMFICVLSGCGADLLSF
- the LOC131253092 gene encoding uncharacterized protein LOC131253092 isoform X1 translates to MSTQLATWFIACERGHVIAEFLLFFICMGCGIIFIHQLELDSATWFIAKGGFIAEFLLFGSVGVFCQIFMKLRAVFGLSGCCWQWQWIVDDCKMRNYLPSNMELGRFLLRKDASVFHRVTSTRLVAWLGAYYKGVSLQCFDSVGGYFRCL